The following are from one region of the Halalkalicoccus sp. NIPERK01 genome:
- a CDS encoding 20S proteasome subunit A/B yields the protein MGTVVGVRLGDGVALAADTRATQGSSVRSESLRKLFEFDAAGAVAAGEPSAIQTFGRKLDAEVRRRQTEQGTTIRIDPLARLASDLASETGVEAVVAARDGDLVAHVRAIDSTGGELEEEVVAQGTGAEFALGQLEGMDRGIPVEEAPETLESVLESVAERDTETGEECTVWTLGDG from the coding sequence ATGGGAACCGTCGTCGGCGTTCGACTGGGAGACGGCGTCGCGCTCGCGGCCGATACGCGCGCGACCCAGGGGAGTTCGGTCAGGAGCGAGAGCCTCCGGAAGCTCTTCGAGTTCGACGCCGCGGGCGCGGTCGCGGCGGGCGAACCGAGCGCGATCCAGACCTTCGGCCGCAAACTCGACGCCGAGGTGCGCCGCAGGCAGACCGAACAGGGGACGACCATCCGCATCGACCCGCTCGCGCGCCTCGCGAGCGACCTGGCGAGCGAGACCGGCGTCGAGGCGGTCGTCGCCGCCCGCGACGGCGACCTCGTCGCCCACGTGCGCGCCATCGACTCCACGGGCGGCGAACTCGAAGAGGAGGTCGTCGCACAGGGAACCGGCGCGGAGTTCGCGCTCGGCCAGTTGGAGGGAATGGATCGCGGGATCCCAGTCGAAGAAGCCCCCGAGACCCTCGAATCGGTCTTAGAGAGCGTCGCCGAACGCGACACCGAGACGGGCGAGGAGTGTACGGTCTGGACGCTCGGGGACGGCTAG